Genomic DNA from Acuticoccus sp. MNP-M23:
TTCTGCGGCTGTTCGCGCAAGACGCTGCTGGAGCTCCTCAACTTCCGCGCCAGCCAGCTCGGCATCGAGATCCGCAACGAGACCGACCTTTCCATCGACGACATCCTCAAGCTGTCCGACGAGTGCGATCTGGTGGTCGCCGCAGACGGCATCAACTCCGTGGTGCGCGAGCACTTCGTCGAGCATTTCAAGCCGTCCACCGACCTGCGGCCCAACCATTTTTCCTGGATGGGCTCGACGCGGGAGCTGGACGCATTCTCCTTCTTTTTCGAGCGCAATGACGATGGCCTGTTCATCGCGCACGCCTACCAGTACGAGCCCGGCGCATCGACCTGGGTGATGGAGACCGACCCCGAGACCTACGCCCGCGTCTTCAAGGACAAGACCGAGGAAGAAAGCGCAGCGTACCTCGAAAACGTGTTCGCCAAGGCGCTCGACGGCCACGGCCTTCAGACCAACCGCTCCGTGTGGCGCAACTTCCCGATGATCCGCAACGAGCGGTGGACCCACGGCAACATCGTGCTCCTGGGCGATGCCAAGGCGACGGCGCACTTCTCCATCGGCTCGGGCACCAAGCTTGCGATGGAAGATGCCATTGCGCTGGCGCAGGCGGTGAAGAAGACACCGGACGTGACGGCCGCGCTCGCCGCCTTCGAGACCGGCCGCCGCGAGGAGGTGGAGAAGACGCAGCACTCCGCCGACGTGTCGCTGGTGTGGTTCGAACGGCTCGAACGCTACTGGAATATGGACCCGGTGCAGTTCGCCTTCGGTCTGATGACCAGAGCCAAGGCCATCACCTACGACAACCTGGAACTGCGCGCCCCGGAGTTCGTGGAAGAGATCACCGCGCACTTTGCCAGGGACGTTGCCAACGCAGGGTTCGACGTGGACCTCGAACACCCCAAGCCGCCGATGTTCCAGCCCCTCAAGCTGCGCGGTATGGTGCTGCCTAACCGCGTGGTGGTGTCGCCGATGGACACCTACAGCGCAGTGGACGGCGTGGCGCAGGACTTCCACCTCGTCCATTACGGCCAGCGTGCCATGGGCGGTGCAGGTCTCGTTTATACCGAAATGGTCTGCGTGACCGACGAGGGCCGCATCACCAAAGGCTGCACCGGGCTTTATACCGATGAGCAAGAAGCGGCCTGGCAGCGGGTGGTCGATTTCATCCGCGCCAATTCGGCCGCCAAGGTCTGCATCCAGCTCGGCCACTCCGGCCGCAAGGGCTCCACCAAGCTCATGTGGGAGGGGATGGACGAGCCGCTCGATGAGGGAGCGTGGGAAACGCTGGCCCCCTCCGCGCTTCCCTATTTCGGCCACTCCGGCAAGCCGCGGGAAATGACGCGGGACGACATGGACCGCGTGCGCGACGCGTTTGTGGCGGCGACCGAACGGTGCGCCCGCATGGGCGTCGACATGATCGAGCTGCATTGCGCGCACGGCTATCTTCTCGCCAGCTTCCTCTCCCCGCTCACCAACCACCGGACCGACGCGTATGGCGGATCAATGGAAAACCGTCTCCGCTTCCCGCTGGAAGTGTTCGACGCAATGCGGGCCGTGTGGCCGGCCGAGAAGCCCATGTCGGTGCGCGTTTCGGCGACCGACTGGGCCGAGGGCGGCATCACCGGCGACGACACGGTGGACATTGCCAAGGCGTTCGTGGCCCACGGCGTCGACCTGATCGACGTGTCGACCGGGCAGACCGTGCCGGAGGCGAAGCCAATCTACGGCCGCATGTTCCAGACCCCGTTTGCCGAACAGGTGCGCGCGGAGGCAAAGGTCGCTACCCAGGCGGTGGGCACGATCACCAGCGCCGACCAGATCAACACCATCCTTGCCGCTGGCCGCGCCGACCTCGTCGCGCTCGCCCGTCCGCACCTGGTGAACCCCTACTTCACGCTGCTGGCAGCGGCGGACTACGGCGTCACCGATGTGGACTGCCCGCCCCAGTATGCTGCCGGCCGCGATCAGGCGTTCCGCAACGCACCAAGGGCGCGTCAGGAAATGAAGGATCTCAAGCTGAAGGCGAAACCGCGCCACCGCTATCAAAGCGAACGGGGACAAGCTGCCGCGGAGTAAGGTTCAGGAAACCATTCGCATTCACCAACTTGGGCTGCTATCGGGTCCCGGCCCGCCGGTCCCGCAGATTTCCAAGGAGGCGCATGAGATGGCCGTCGCCGTCATGCCCGCAACGCCTATTCGCCGTGCCGCGTCCGCCGTGCTGGCTGCATCGCTTACGCTCACTGCCGTTCCGGCGTTTGCGCAAGCGCGCATCCCGTGGCCACCCATCGACGGGCTGATCGAACGGCCGGAGGACTTTGTGGCAGTGCCGCAGACGAGGCCGGCGCACTACATCGTGCCCGAAACGGACTGCAAGCCTGCGGACCCTGCCCTGTCATGGACAAGGCTGCCGCGTCCGCTGCGCGAACTGTCGCTGCGCCAGATGATCGGGCAGCTTCTGGTGGTCAGCTATTCGGGCTCGGCGCCCGATTCGGCCGGGGTCGCCATTGCGCAGGACGCGCTGCGCCGTTCCGAGATCGGCGGCGTCCTCACCTTCCGTCACAACATCAAATCCGCCGACGAGACGCGGGGCGTCAACG
This window encodes:
- a CDS encoding bifunctional salicylyl-CoA 5-hydroxylase/oxidoreductase, which translates into the protein MRIAVIGGGPAGLYFSILHKLADPAAEITIYERNRPSDTFGFGVVFSDETLQNFENHDAESYRLITSRFAYWDDVAVYFKDEVYRIGGNGFCGCSRKTLLELLNFRASQLGIEIRNETDLSIDDILKLSDECDLVVAADGINSVVREHFVEHFKPSTDLRPNHFSWMGSTRELDAFSFFFERNDDGLFIAHAYQYEPGASTWVMETDPETYARVFKDKTEEESAAYLENVFAKALDGHGLQTNRSVWRNFPMIRNERWTHGNIVLLGDAKATAHFSIGSGTKLAMEDAIALAQAVKKTPDVTAALAAFETGRREEVEKTQHSADVSLVWFERLERYWNMDPVQFAFGLMTRAKAITYDNLELRAPEFVEEITAHFARDVANAGFDVDLEHPKPPMFQPLKLRGMVLPNRVVVSPMDTYSAVDGVAQDFHLVHYGQRAMGGAGLVYTEMVCVTDEGRITKGCTGLYTDEQEAAWQRVVDFIRANSAAKVCIQLGHSGRKGSTKLMWEGMDEPLDEGAWETLAPSALPYFGHSGKPREMTRDDMDRVRDAFVAATERCARMGVDMIELHCAHGYLLASFLSPLTNHRTDAYGGSMENRLRFPLEVFDAMRAVWPAEKPMSVRVSATDWAEGGITGDDTVDIAKAFVAHGVDLIDVSTGQTVPEAKPIYGRMFQTPFAEQVRAEAKVATQAVGTITSADQINTILAAGRADLVALARPHLVNPYFTLLAAADYGVTDVDCPPQYAAGRDQAFRNAPRARQEMKDLKLKAKPRHRYQSERGQAAAE